The window AAGAAGCGGACATTTTGCTCGGGACGCAGATGATAGCAAAAGGGCTAGATTTCCCAGATGTCACACTTGTTGGTGTTCTCAGTGCGGATACGTCTCTTCATATTCCTGATTTTCGTTCAAGTGAAAAAACATTTCAGCTTCTCACGCAGGTCAGCGGCAGGGCAGGACGTCATGAAAAAGCGGGTTCTGTGATCATTCAATCGTATACGCCTTCTCACTATAGTATTGAATTAACGAAGCAGCATGACTATGAAGCCTTTTATGAACAGGAGATGCTGCATCGCCGCCACCAGTCCTATCCGCCGTATTACTATTTGGCAATGGTGACGGTATCACACGAGGAAGTGACGAAGGCAGCGCATGTCACTGATCAAATTGTCCAGTTCCTAAAAATGAACTGTGCACCGAATACAAGAATCCTTGGTCCGGCTGCATCACCAATCGCTAAGATCAAAGATAGATATCGATATCAATGCGTGATAAAATACAAAAGGGAAAATGAACTGGCAAGTTTACTACGGAAAATACAAGATCATTATCAAAAGGAAATGGAACAAAAACAATTGATGATTTCAATAGATATGAATCCATATATGATGATGTAAAACGGAGGGCTTTAAGTGGCAGTAAAACCAATAGTCATACATCCGGCAGAAGTACTTGAACAAAAGGCAGAGCCTGTTGATACGTTCGATAAAAAGCTCAAAAAACTGCTTGATGATATGTATGATACAATGCTTGAGCTAGATGGAGTCGGACTAGCAGCACCACAAATCGGCATTTCACAAAGAATGGCTGTTGTCGATATCGGAGAAGAACCTGGCAGAATTGATTTAGTGAATCCCGAGGTTCTTGAAGTGAAAGGAAGTCAAACAGATATTGAAGGCTGCCTGAGCTTTCCATCTTTATATGGCACAGTAGAAAGACCGAGCTATGTGAAGGTAAAAGCCTTTGATAAGAAAGGCAAACCATTTACAATAGAAGCAGAAGGATTTTTAGCAAGAGCCTTATTGCACGAAATTGATCATTTAGACGGCATATTATTCACGTCGAAAACCATTCAAACCTATACAGAAAAAGAACTTGCGGAAATGGAAGGGTGAAGAAAATGGCACGTATTGTATTTATGGGAACCCCTGATTTCTCAGTACCTGTGCTGCAAACACTCATAACAGAAGGATACGAAGTTGTCGGGGTCGTCACGCAGCCAGATCGCCCAAAAGGCAGAAAACGAGTACTCACACCGCCTCCTGTGAAAGTAGAAGCCTTAAAGCACGGCATTCCTGTACTGCAGCCTGAAAAGGTGCGTCTTGATGAAGAAATTGATAAAGTGCTTTCATTAAAGCCCGATTTAATTGTAACGGCGGCATTTGGACAAATTCTACCAAAACGATTACTGGATGAACCTCAGTTTGGCTGTATCAATGTTCATGCCTCACTGCTGCCAGAACTAAGAGGCGGCGCGCCGATCCATTATGCGATCCTTCAAGGTAAAAAGAAAACAGGCGTCACCATCATGTACATGGTGGAACGACTCGATGCAGGGGACATGATCAGTAAAGTAGAAGTAGAAATCGACGAATTAGACAATGTCGGTACATTACATGACAAATTAAGTGTAGCAGGCGCCGCATTGCTGAAAGATACTGTGCCAAATGTTCTGAGCGGATCTATTTCTCCAATTCCGCAAAATGAAGAAGCGGCAACGTACGCACCTAATATAAAGCGAGAGCAAGAAAGGTTAGACTGGACAAAGACCGGAGAAGAGCTTTACAACCAAGTTCGCGGCTTAAATCCATGGCCAGTTGCCTATACTGAATGGAACGGGGCTCATCTAAAAGTATGGGAAGCGAAAAAAGTTCCACTTCAAGTGCAAGAAGAACCTGGGAAAGTGATTGAGCTTCAAAAAGAAGGTCCGGTCATTGGAACTGGGAATAAGCAAGGCCTTTTATTAACAGGTGTGCAGCCAGCTGGTAAGAAAAAAATGAGCGGCGAAGACTTCTTAAGAGGCGCAAATATCGAAATTGGACAGAAATTAGGGTTAATGAATGAAGAAAAGTAATGTGAGAGAAGTAGCGCTGGACGCTTTAATCAAACTTGAACAAAACCAAGCTTACAGTAATTTGCTTTTGCAGTCAGTCATGAAAGACAAAGACTTGGCAGATCAGGACAAACCGCTCTTAACAGAGCTTGTGTACGGTACACTGCAAAATAAGCTGGCATTAGATTATATGCTGGCACCATTTGTGAAAAAACCGCAAAAGGTGGCTTCATGGGTCATGCAGCTTTTGCGAATGTCTCTTTATCAAATGGTCTACCTTGAAAAGATTCCAGACCGTGCAGCCATCCATGAAGCAGTTGAGCTAACGAAAAAGAGAGGGCACAAGGGCATTTCTTCACTTGTGAACGGCGTTCTTCGTTCCGTGCAAAGAGAAGGTGTTCCGGCTTTTGATGACATCAAAGATCCGGTCAAGCGGCTTTCAATTGAGACAAGCCACCCATTATGGCTCGTGCAGGAATGGGTTCAGTCGTACGGATTTGAAGCGGCAGAAAGCATGTGCCGCATTCATTTAGTACCGCCAAAGCAAACCCTCCGTGTCAATCGAATGAAAACCGGCCGCGCGGCATTGCAGCAAGAACTGCTGGATGCTGGAATCGAAACGGAGCTCGGCGACTTATCTGAAGATGCACTCAAGCTGATGAAAGGGTCCATCGTTTCAACCCCTTCTTTTCAAGAAGGCTATGTGACCATTCAAGATGAAAGCTCAATGCTTGTCGCAAGAGCACTAGACCCTCAGCCGGGAGAAACAGTGCTTGACGCCTGTGCGGCTCCAGGCGGAAAATCAACACATATCGCAGAGCGTATGAACGACGAAGGACAAATTGTTTCACTTGATTTACATGAACACAAAGTGAAACTCATCAAACAAGCAGCAAAACGCCTGAACCTTACTCAGATTGAGGCAAAAGCGCTTGATGCGAGGAAAGCGAAAGACTATTACAGCGAAGCTTCATTTGACCGTATTCTGATTGATGCGCCGTGTTCTGGTTTTGGCGTCATCAGACGAAAACCAGATATGAAATATACTAAGTCTCCAGAAGACTCAGCAAGGCTTGCTGCTATTCAGCAGGCAATTTTAAAAGAAGCAGCTCCGCTTTTAAAGCCTGGCGGAACCCTTGTATATAGTACATGTACAATGGACCCAACAGAAAATCAACAAGTGATTCATGCGTTTTTACAAGAACACCAAGACTTCGAACCCGATCTATCTCTTAATGAACGGCTGCCTGAGCAGGTTGCTCCGTTTGTTCAAAACGGAAGTGTACAAATTCTTCCTCATTATTTCGGAACAGATGGTTTCTTTATTTGCAGCATGAGAAAGAAGGGATAAAAAATGACAGAACAAAAAGTAAGAAAAGAACTGAAAACAGATATGCCGTCGATTTATTCATTTGAGCTTCACGAAATGAAAGAATGGTTAAAAGAACAAGACGAAAAGCCTTTCCGCGCAGCTCAAATTTTTGAGTGGCTTTATGAGAAACGTGTGACATCCTTTGATGAAATGTCTAACCTCTCCAAAGATTTAAGAGAAAAATTAAAAGATCAATTTACTATCACAACTTTAAAAACCGTGATCAAACAAACGTCTCAGGACGGAACGATCAAGTTTTTATTTGAACTGCATGATGGCTATACAATTGAAACAGTGCTTATGCGTCACGAATATGGAAACTCTGTCTGTGTCACAACTCAGGTTGGCTGTAGAATTGGCTGTACATTCTGTGCATCTACACTTGGCGGTTTAAAACGAAACCTTGAAGCGGGAGAAATCGTTGCACAAGTATTAAAAGTGCAGCAGGCACTTGACGAAACAGATGAGAGGGTCAGCTCTGTTGTCATCATGGGAATTGGCGAACCGTTTGATAACTTTGAAGAAATGCTTGCCTTCCTTAAAATCATCAACCATGACAACGGCTTAAATATTGGTGCACGTCATATTACAGTTTCGACAAGCGGAATCATTCCAAAGATCTATCAATTCGCTGATGAGCAAATGCAAATCAACTTTGCTGTATCTCTGCACGCACCGAACACAGAGATCAGAAGCCGCCTGATGCCGATCAATAAGGCATATAAGCTGCCAAAATTAATGGAAGCCATTGAATACTACATTCAAAAGACGGGTAGACGTGTCAGCTTTGAATACGGCCTGTTTGGCGGAGTAAATGATCAAGTTCACCATGCGGAAGAACTTGCAGACCTATTAAAAGGAATCAAGTGCCACGTAAACCTCATTCCGGTGAACTATGTACCAGAGAGAGATTATGTGAGAACACCTAGAGAACAAATCTTCCTATTTGAAAAAACGCTGAAAGAACGCGGCGTAAACGTAACGATTAGACGAGAGCAAGGCCATGACATTGATGCTGCTTGCGGTCAGCTAAGAGCGAAGGAGCGTCAGGAAGAGACGAGGTGACGAATGTTGATAAGGGCAGCCTTTCTTACCGATACAGGAAAAGTCCGTCAGCATAATGAAGATGATGCAGGTATTTTTGAAGCAAAAGAAGACTCACTTCTCGCTGTTGTAGCAGACGGCATGGGAGGTCATCTTGCTGGTGATGTCGCCAGCAAGATGGCAGTCTCTTCTTTGAAAGAATACTGGGAAAAAACATCTTCAATTCCAGAAAAGCCAGCCGATCAAGAAAGCTGGTTAATCTCAAAAATCAGTGACATTAATGACCAAGTATATGAACATGCGAAAAACAATGAGGAGTGCCAAGGAATGGGGACGACCATTGTGTGTGCGCTCGTTCATTTGCAAACGGTCACAATTGCGCATATTGGAGACAGCCGCTGCTACCTGCTAAGAGAAGGAGCGCTGACCCAATTAACGGATGATCATTCACTTGTGAATGAACTTGTGAAAACAGGTGAAATTTCAAAAGCGGATGCAGAATATCATCCAAGAAAAAATGTGCTCACGAAAGCATTAGGAACAGATAAACGTGTTCAAATTGATGCACGCACCTTTGAAGTGGACCCAGGAGATCAAATCCTGCTTTGCTCAGATGGTCTATCGAATAAAGTAGAAGAAGAGAATTTGATTCATATTTTAACGCAAACGAACGCACCAGATGAAAAAGTAACAGAGTTAATTCAAACAGCGAATGACAACGGCGGTGAAGATAACATTACAGCAGTACTGTTAGAAATCTCCTCCCAGCCAGAGGAGGGTGACAGCAAGTGTTGATCGGAAAAAGGATCAGCGGCCGTTATCAGATTCTTCGCGTCATAGGCGGAGGCGGAATGGCAAACGTCTATTTGGCGGAGGATATGATTTTAGATCGCGAAGTAGCGATTAAAATTTTGCGGTTTGACTTTGCGAGCGATGATGATTTTATTAGACGATTCCGGCGGGAAGCGCAATCAGCTGCAAGCTTAGATCATTCGAATATTGTCAGCATCTACGATGTAGGGGAAGAAGATGACATTTATTATATTGTCATGGAATATGTCGAGGGGATGACGCTGAAAGAATACATACACGCCAATGGCCCGCTTCATCCGAAAGAAGCCGTTCGCATCATGGAGCAAGTCGTTGCGGCGATGGAAGAAGCCCATGCGAAACAGCTCGTCCACCGTGACATTAAGCCTCACAATATATTAATAGACAATATGGGGAATATCAAAGTCACTGATTTTGGGATTGCCATGGCACTCAGCTCAGCGACCATTACCCATACAAATTCTGTCCTAGGCTCCGTGCACTATTTGTCTCCAGAACAAGCACGCGGAGGTCTTGCAACGAAAAAGTCAGACATCTATTCGCTTGGGATTGTGCTTTATGAACTCATCTCAGGACGCATGCCATTTGAAGGGGAATCGGCTGTCAGTGTCGCACTGAAGCATTTGCAATCAGAGCCTCCATCTGTGAGGAGATGGAATCCTTCTGTTCCACAAAGCGTGGAAAACATCATTTTAAAGGCGATGGCCAAAGATCCATTTTATCGATATGAAGATGCATCTGAAATGCAAAAAGACTTAAAAACCGCTTTCGATCCAGCCAGATTAAAAGAAAAACGCTTTGTCATTGAAGAAGACCATGAAGCAACGAAAGCGATCCCAATCATTCAAGATCATCTAATCGATCAAGACAATGAAAAAACAGCTGTCCACCCGGCTCAAAAACCGAAGAAAAAAGAGAAACAAAAGCCGAAAAAGAAACGAAAAAAATGGCCATGGATTGTGGCATCCATCTTATTTATATTGACTGCTGCGACAATTTTAGCCATCACTGTGTTTCCAGGGCTGCTTTTTCCAAAAGATGTGGAAGTCACAGATGTATCTGGCATGACGGTTGAAAAAGCAGAAGATGCCTTGAAGAAAGCTGGGTTTACCGTCGCTTCGGAGTCAATAGAGATCGCTGATGAGAAAATTGAAAAAGGTCTCGTCGTCAAAACAGATCCGAAAATCGGCACAAAGGTCAAAGAAGGAACAGAGATTCAGCTTTACGAAAGTACTGGCAAGGAAAAGACCGAATTACCTGATGTTACAGGCGAAAAGGTCGATAAAGCAAAAGAAATATTAGAGAAAAAAGGGTTTAAACAGGTCGTTGTGGAGGAAGTGAATGATAATGACACCGAATCTGGGATTGTCATGGAACAGAATCCATCAGCGAATACAGAGCTTGTAGCAGCAGATGAGGAAGTCACGTTGACTGTCAGCATAGGTCCTGCCGATATTACATTACGTGATTTAACGACGTATAGTAAGCAGGCGGCATCGAATTATTTAGAGGATAACGGATTAAAGCTTGATGAAAAAGAAGCGCATTCTGACGATGTGCCAAAAGGCGAGGTCATGAAGCAGGAACCAGGAGCAGGAACTGCTGTTAAACCAGGTGATACGGTTAAGATTACATTCTCTCTTGGACCGAAGGAAAAACCAGCCAAAACGGTGACTGAAAAGATTGCGATTCCTTATGAACCAGAAACGGAAGGGCAGGAGATGAATGTCCAAATTTCCATTGATGATGCGGAGCATAGCATCTCTGATTCATATGAAAGCTTTACAATCACTGCGCCGACTGAGCGGACCATTAAGTTTAAGATTGAACCAGGTCAAAAAGGATATTATCAAGTGACGGTTGATGATAAAGTCGTAAGCTCTAAAACGATCGAATACCCTGATGATGAATAAAGGAGGGACTTTATGCCTGAGGGCAAAATTATAAAAGCATTAAGCGGATTCTACTATGTGCTGGATGAATCGCAAGAGAGTGGAAAAGTGGTTCAGTGCAGAGCGAGAGGCATCTTTCGAAAAAACAAAATTACACCTCTTGTTGGCGATTACGTCGTGTATCAAGCAGACAACGATAAAGAAGGCTACTTATTAGAAGTAAAAGAACGGACAAACGAACTTGTTCGTCCGCCTATTAGTAATGTTGATCAAGCGGTACTTGTTTTCTCAGCAGCAGAACCAACTTTTAGTACATCACTTTTAGACAGATTTTTAGTGCTTGTTGAAGCCAATCATATTGAGCCGATTATCTGCATCACTAAAATGGACTTATTGAAAACAGACGAAGAGCGTGAAACGATCATGGCATATGCAGACGACTATCGGCAAATTGGCTATGAGGTTCATTTAACCTCTACGATTGAAGGAGATGGCATTGAGAAGCTGACTCCGCACTTTCACAATAAAATTACGGTATTTGCCGGTCAGTCTGGTGTAGGCAAGTCCTCTCTTTTAAATGCGATGAGTCCTGAATTGGCGCTGAAAACAGATGATATCTCATCCCATCTCGGACGAGGAAAGCATACGACAAGACATGTCGAACTCATTCGAACAGCAGACGGGCTCATTGCAGATACTCCGGGCTTTAGCTCGCTTGAATTTACTGGCATCGAAGCAGAAGATCTAGGTCTATACTTTTTAGATATTAGAGACCGAAGTGCAGATTGTAAATTTCGAGGCTGCCTGCACGTGAAAGAGCCTGGGTGTGCGATAAAAGATGCGGTCGAGCATGATCAAATCAAAGAGTATCGTTATCAGCATTATTTAGAGTTTTTAACTGAAATCAAAGACAGAAAGCCGAGGTACTAAATCATGGTTTATATTGCCCCTTCCATTTTATCAGCAGATTTTGCCAATTTGGAGAAAGATATCCGTGATGTGGAACAAGGCGGTGCGGATTACATTCATATCGATGTCATGGACGGTCATTTTGTACCGAATATGACATTTGGGCCAAATGTCGTCGAAGCGATTAGACCGCATACGCGTCTTCCGCTTGATGTTCACTTAATGATTGAGCAGCCAGACCGGTATATTCCTGCATTCGCAAAAGCAGGCGCTGACATTATTTCTGTTCATGTGGAAGCTTGTCCGCACTTACACCGAACAATACAGCACATTAAAGAACAAGGTGTAAAAGCAGGGGTCGTCTTGAATCCTCACACACCTGTTTCTCACATTGAGCATGTATTAGAGGATGTGGACCTTGTGTTATTCATGACGGTGAATCCTGGTTTTGGGGGACAGGCATTTATTCCATCTGTCCTCACGAAGGTAAAAGAAGTAAAAGCACTGAGTGAACAAAAGGGCTTAACCGATTTACTGATAGAAATAGACGGCGGTGTCAATGTAGAGACTGCAAAGAGCTGCAGGGAAGCAGGCGCTAATTTACTTGTAGCGGGCTCTGCGGTATACGGTAAAGACAACCGCGCAGCAGCTATCCAGGCAATTCGAGAAGCGTAAAGAAAGGAACCAAAGTCATTGTGATCTTTGGTTCTTTTTATATAGAGAGGAGCGTATATCATGCACATACATATCGTAGCCGGCGGTCCTTTTGAATACATTCCGCCACTTGAACATGAAGCATCACAGAAGGATATTCTCTGGATTGGCGTAGACCGTGGAACCCTCTTCTTACTAGAGCAAGGCATCATCCCTGCCAAAGCCTTTGGTGATTTTGACAGTGTGACAGAAGAAGAGCTTCGGGAGCTGAAAGAAAAATTGCCTGCCCTGAATGTATTTCAAGCTGAAAAGGATGAAACCGATTTAGAGCTTGCACTGAACTGGGCACTGAGTCAGCATCCAGCACATATTTACATCTACGGTATTACGGGAGGAAGGGCTGATCATTTTCTAGGAAATATCCATCTTCTTTACAAAGGGATTCAGCACAAGCAGAATATCACCCTTGTAGACAAACAAAATATCATTCAAATGTTTGAACCTGGTACATACGAAATAAAAGAAGATCAGGATAAAAAATATGTGTCGTTTCTACCCTTTGGAACACCGGTTGAAAAGCTGACATTAAAAGGTTTCAAATATCCTCTGAAAAATTGTCATATTGAGCCTGGTTCCACACTATGTATTAGTAACGAACTCATCCACTCAAATGGTACTTTTTCTTTTCATGAAGGCATATTAATAATGGTAAGAAGCAAAGATTGACCAACCTATCAATGTGGATGGCTGATTAAGCTCAATTGTGCTGCAAGCGGTACTTTTAGGAGGGGGACAAAATGAAATTTTATACAATCAAACTGCCTAGATTTCTTGGCGGCATTGTCCGTGCGATGCTTGGTTCATTTAAGAAAGATTAATGAGTAATCTCCTTTATTTCCACATAAAAACGCCTGCTACAATTAATTGTAGCAGGCGTTTACTCTTGCTTATACACGCTCAACTTTACCAGATTTCAAAGCTCGAGCTGATACATATACTCTTTTAGGCTTACCGTCCACTAGAATACGAACTTTTTGAAGGTTCGCGCCCCATGTACGTTTTGTAGAGTTCATTGCGTGAGAACGGTTGTTCCCAGCTTTTGTTTTTCTGCCTGTAATAACGCATTTACGTGCCATTTGTTTCCCTCCTAACTGCGAAAACATCATCATATTCTTCATATACGTACTTAGAGATGCCTCAAGATACTTTAATAATTTACCACAGCTTCAAGGGGTTTGCAAGGATTGTTTACTCCTCTTTCAAGAAAAATACCTTGACATCTTGATAAAAAATCAAGGCTATAGTATAAGTAGGATTGGGTCGGATTGAATGATTTCTTTTAAAAAGAAGGGTCTTATAGTAAAATAGTGATAACTCAGGGCAATTTCTCAAAAAGGGGGAACCAATGTGTCCATTGAACTTAGAACGAAATACGGACAAATTGATATATCAAATGAAGTCATTGCAATGGTGGCAGGAGGCGCTGCGATCGATTGCTATGGTATTGTTGGGATGGCGTCCAAAAATCAAATCAAGGACGGCTTGACGGATATTCTCCGCAAAGAGAACTTCAGCCGGGGTGTTCTTGTGCGTCAAAAAGAAGACCGCATTCATATTGATATGTACATCATCGTCAGCTACGGTACAAAAATATCAGAAGTCGCACATAATGTTCAAACGAAAGTCAAATATACGATTTCTCACACAGTTGGACTTTCTGTTGATTCGGTCAACATTTATGTACAAGGAGTAAGAGTTACGAACCCGTAGTAAGGAGGAAATATATTGTCTATTAGAAATCTTGATGGCCGCTCATTTGCAAAAATGATTCTTGCAGGTGCTCACCATCTTTCTCAAAACGCACAAATTGTTGATGCGTTAAATGTTTTTCCAGTGCCAGACGGAGACACGGGGACAAATATGAATTTGTCGATGACTTCAGGGGCAAAAGCAGTTGAAGAAACAAATACCGATCATATTGGGAAGGTCGGCGTGGCCCTGTCAAAAGGGCTATTGATGGGCGCAAGAGGAAACTCAGGCGTGATCCTTTCACAGCTCTTTAGAGGTTTCAGTAAACATATCGAACAAAAAGAAACGATTGATGCAAAAGAATTTGCCCTTGCCTTACAGGCAGGTGTTGATACAGCATATAAAGCCGTGATGAAA is drawn from Bacillus pumilus and contains these coding sequences:
- the def gene encoding peptide deformylase, whose translation is MAVKPIVIHPAEVLEQKAEPVDTFDKKLKKLLDDMYDTMLELDGVGLAAPQIGISQRMAVVDIGEEPGRIDLVNPEVLEVKGSQTDIEGCLSFPSLYGTVERPSYVKVKAFDKKGKPFTIEAEGFLARALLHEIDHLDGILFTSKTIQTYTEKELAEMEG
- the fmt gene encoding methionyl-tRNA formyltransferase codes for the protein MARIVFMGTPDFSVPVLQTLITEGYEVVGVVTQPDRPKGRKRVLTPPPVKVEALKHGIPVLQPEKVRLDEEIDKVLSLKPDLIVTAAFGQILPKRLLDEPQFGCINVHASLLPELRGGAPIHYAILQGKKKTGVTIMYMVERLDAGDMISKVEVEIDELDNVGTLHDKLSVAGAALLKDTVPNVLSGSISPIPQNEEAATYAPNIKREQERLDWTKTGEELYNQVRGLNPWPVAYTEWNGAHLKVWEAKKVPLQVQEEPGKVIELQKEGPVIGTGNKQGLLLTGVQPAGKKKMSGEDFLRGANIEIGQKLGLMNEEK
- the rsmB gene encoding 16S rRNA (cytosine(967)-C(5))-methyltransferase RsmB, giving the protein MKKSNVREVALDALIKLEQNQAYSNLLLQSVMKDKDLADQDKPLLTELVYGTLQNKLALDYMLAPFVKKPQKVASWVMQLLRMSLYQMVYLEKIPDRAAIHEAVELTKKRGHKGISSLVNGVLRSVQREGVPAFDDIKDPVKRLSIETSHPLWLVQEWVQSYGFEAAESMCRIHLVPPKQTLRVNRMKTGRAALQQELLDAGIETELGDLSEDALKLMKGSIVSTPSFQEGYVTIQDESSMLVARALDPQPGETVLDACAAPGGKSTHIAERMNDEGQIVSLDLHEHKVKLIKQAAKRLNLTQIEAKALDARKAKDYYSEASFDRILIDAPCSGFGVIRRKPDMKYTKSPEDSARLAAIQQAILKEAAPLLKPGGTLVYSTCTMDPTENQQVIHAFLQEHQDFEPDLSLNERLPEQVAPFVQNGSVQILPHYFGTDGFFICSMRKKG
- the rlmN gene encoding 23S rRNA (adenine(2503)-C(2))-methyltransferase RlmN — encoded protein: MTEQKVRKELKTDMPSIYSFELHEMKEWLKEQDEKPFRAAQIFEWLYEKRVTSFDEMSNLSKDLREKLKDQFTITTLKTVIKQTSQDGTIKFLFELHDGYTIETVLMRHEYGNSVCVTTQVGCRIGCTFCASTLGGLKRNLEAGEIVAQVLKVQQALDETDERVSSVVIMGIGEPFDNFEEMLAFLKIINHDNGLNIGARHITVSTSGIIPKIYQFADEQMQINFAVSLHAPNTEIRSRLMPINKAYKLPKLMEAIEYYIQKTGRRVSFEYGLFGGVNDQVHHAEELADLLKGIKCHVNLIPVNYVPERDYVRTPREQIFLFEKTLKERGVNVTIRREQGHDIDAACGQLRAKERQEETR
- a CDS encoding Stp1/IreP family PP2C-type Ser/Thr phosphatase is translated as MLIRAAFLTDTGKVRQHNEDDAGIFEAKEDSLLAVVADGMGGHLAGDVASKMAVSSLKEYWEKTSSIPEKPADQESWLISKISDINDQVYEHAKNNEECQGMGTTIVCALVHLQTVTIAHIGDSRCYLLREGALTQLTDDHSLVNELVKTGEISKADAEYHPRKNVLTKALGTDKRVQIDARTFEVDPGDQILLCSDGLSNKVEEENLIHILTQTNAPDEKVTELIQTANDNGGEDNITAVLLEISSQPEEGDSKC
- the pknB gene encoding Stk1 family PASTA domain-containing Ser/Thr kinase; the protein is MLIGKRISGRYQILRVIGGGGMANVYLAEDMILDREVAIKILRFDFASDDDFIRRFRREAQSAASLDHSNIVSIYDVGEEDDIYYIVMEYVEGMTLKEYIHANGPLHPKEAVRIMEQVVAAMEEAHAKQLVHRDIKPHNILIDNMGNIKVTDFGIAMALSSATITHTNSVLGSVHYLSPEQARGGLATKKSDIYSLGIVLYELISGRMPFEGESAVSVALKHLQSEPPSVRRWNPSVPQSVENIILKAMAKDPFYRYEDASEMQKDLKTAFDPARLKEKRFVIEEDHEATKAIPIIQDHLIDQDNEKTAVHPAQKPKKKEKQKPKKKRKKWPWIVASILFILTAATILAITVFPGLLFPKDVEVTDVSGMTVEKAEDALKKAGFTVASESIEIADEKIEKGLVVKTDPKIGTKVKEGTEIQLYESTGKEKTELPDVTGEKVDKAKEILEKKGFKQVVVEEVNDNDTESGIVMEQNPSANTELVAADEEVTLTVSIGPADITLRDLTTYSKQAASNYLEDNGLKLDEKEAHSDDVPKGEVMKQEPGAGTAVKPGDTVKITFSLGPKEKPAKTVTEKIAIPYEPETEGQEMNVQISIDDAEHSISDSYESFTITAPTERTIKFKIEPGQKGYYQVTVDDKVVSSKTIEYPDDE
- the rsgA gene encoding ribosome small subunit-dependent GTPase A codes for the protein MPEGKIIKALSGFYYVLDESQESGKVVQCRARGIFRKNKITPLVGDYVVYQADNDKEGYLLEVKERTNELVRPPISNVDQAVLVFSAAEPTFSTSLLDRFLVLVEANHIEPIICITKMDLLKTDEERETIMAYADDYRQIGYEVHLTSTIEGDGIEKLTPHFHNKITVFAGQSGVGKSSLLNAMSPELALKTDDISSHLGRGKHTTRHVELIRTADGLIADTPGFSSLEFTGIEAEDLGLYFLDIRDRSADCKFRGCLHVKEPGCAIKDAVEHDQIKEYRYQHYLEFLTEIKDRKPRY
- the rpe gene encoding ribulose-phosphate 3-epimerase; the encoded protein is MVYIAPSILSADFANLEKDIRDVEQGGADYIHIDVMDGHFVPNMTFGPNVVEAIRPHTRLPLDVHLMIEQPDRYIPAFAKAGADIISVHVEACPHLHRTIQHIKEQGVKAGVVLNPHTPVSHIEHVLEDVDLVLFMTVNPGFGGQAFIPSVLTKVKEVKALSEQKGLTDLLIEIDGGVNVETAKSCREAGANLLVAGSAVYGKDNRAAAIQAIREA
- a CDS encoding thiamine diphosphokinase is translated as MHIHIVAGGPFEYIPPLEHEASQKDILWIGVDRGTLFLLEQGIIPAKAFGDFDSVTEEELRELKEKLPALNVFQAEKDETDLELALNWALSQHPAHIYIYGITGGRADHFLGNIHLLYKGIQHKQNITLVDKQNIIQMFEPGTYEIKEDQDKKYVSFLPFGTPVEKLTLKGFKYPLKNCHIEPGSTLCISNELIHSNGTFSFHEGILIMVRSKD
- the spoVM gene encoding stage V sporulation protein SpoVM, which produces MKFYTIKLPRFLGGIVRAMLGSFKKD
- the rpmB gene encoding 50S ribosomal protein L28, whose amino-acid sequence is MARKCVITGRKTKAGNNRSHAMNSTKRTWGANLQKVRILVDGKPKRVYVSARALKSGKVERV
- a CDS encoding Asp23/Gls24 family envelope stress response protein, whose protein sequence is MSIELRTKYGQIDISNEVIAMVAGGAAIDCYGIVGMASKNQIKDGLTDILRKENFSRGVLVRQKEDRIHIDMYIIVSYGTKISEVAHNVQTKVKYTISHTVGLSVDSVNIYVQGVRVTNP